From a single Eisenibacter elegans DSM 3317 genomic region:
- a CDS encoding TonB-dependent receptor → MKRGIILIFYILSLFLHTVCFGQSAKISGRLSFEDGSPVAYATVIVHPIKKYALSDGEGRYEIKEVPYGYYEVEVSSLEIQKQRYTLSVGSELVSLPLVFKKAEARVLSEVVVEAESEKKIIETSGFAANVIETKEAGIRNIQTNELLDRSVGIRVRQNGGLGSAVNYNLNGMSGHSIRIFIDGIPLNTYGPSFSLNSIPPALIERIEVYKGVVPAHLADDALGGAINVVLKQNLRNNLTASVSYGSFNTLQSHLSGMFRNEKTGFAVKVSAFYNHSDNDYEVWGKFVRNILPNGRYEYVRARRFNDAYRAIGGQVELGFTDVKWADQFFIGFNASDDHKEIQHGMYMSIPYMGRFSTSQAQVLTMNYRKADVLTKGLELTFSGMYSQRHQVVNDTVRWNYNWFGERSIGLNGDPILRPSGAQQGAPTINHINRNVATFRVGLNYDFNSHHRIVLNHIFYTIDRREQDQMRSMAERDFIGTRDLQKNITSLAYETTTLRNSLKTSFFAKYYQQSISRMNPVLVNVDGQPTRQENRMSNSRAALGYGVAVSYAITRKWMVLASAEKAIRMPSEEEIFGSPADNITENINLSAEQSNNLNAGFKFGPYIAGNHKVSLNATGFLRDTRDKIVQQINPRLNDAIQTNPFENLGKTKAIGFEGELFYTYNKNLNVVVNFSKFNAVFNMEKDPNGRVYDHYNRQLPNEPFFTVNASLQYALHNLIAERSTINFYYSFGFVERFYTTWLLIEDFRTPRQHIHDLGLNYIFPNKKFVLSADAKNILNAQVYDNFAVQKPGRAFYLKLNYTISNF, encoded by the coding sequence ATGAAAAGGGGCATCATTCTGATATTTTATATCTTAAGTCTATTTTTACATACTGTTTGCTTTGGGCAAAGCGCCAAGATTTCGGGTAGGTTGAGCTTCGAAGATGGCTCTCCGGTAGCTTACGCAACCGTGATTGTTCACCCAATAAAAAAATATGCCTTATCAGATGGAGAAGGAAGGTATGAAATCAAAGAAGTGCCCTATGGTTACTACGAAGTAGAAGTCAGCAGCCTAGAAATTCAGAAGCAACGCTATACCCTCAGTGTAGGTAGCGAGTTGGTCAGCCTGCCCTTGGTATTCAAAAAAGCGGAGGCGCGAGTACTCAGTGAGGTAGTAGTAGAGGCAGAGTCAGAAAAGAAAATCATCGAAACAAGCGGCTTTGCGGCCAATGTAATAGAGACCAAGGAAGCCGGAATCAGAAACATACAAACAAATGAGCTGCTCGATAGAAGTGTTGGGATACGTGTACGCCAAAATGGGGGGCTGGGCTCAGCGGTAAACTACAACCTCAATGGGATGTCGGGGCACTCTATCAGGATTTTTATTGATGGCATTCCGCTCAATACCTATGGCCCTTCATTTAGCCTCAACAGCATCCCTCCAGCGCTGATAGAACGCATAGAAGTCTACAAAGGGGTTGTGCCCGCACACTTGGCCGACGATGCCTTGGGGGGCGCTATCAATGTGGTATTGAAGCAAAATCTACGCAATAATTTGACGGCTTCGGTGTCTTATGGTTCTTTCAATACCCTTCAGAGCCATCTCAGTGGGATGTTTCGAAACGAAAAAACAGGCTTTGCTGTAAAGGTCTCAGCTTTTTACAACCATTCGGACAATGACTATGAAGTTTGGGGGAAGTTTGTCAGGAATATTTTGCCCAATGGCCGTTACGAGTATGTGCGTGCACGGCGCTTCAATGATGCCTATCGCGCCATTGGTGGCCAAGTAGAGCTGGGGTTCACGGATGTCAAATGGGCCGACCAGTTTTTCATCGGTTTCAATGCTTCTGATGATCACAAGGAAATCCAACACGGGATGTATATGTCTATCCCGTATATGGGTCGCTTCAGTACTTCACAGGCGCAGGTGCTGACGATGAACTACCGAAAAGCCGATGTATTGACCAAAGGACTTGAGCTTACATTTTCGGGAATGTACAGCCAACGCCACCAAGTAGTCAATGATACCGTTCGCTGGAACTACAATTGGTTTGGAGAAAGAAGCATCGGGCTCAATGGAGACCCTATTTTGAGACCCTCTGGCGCGCAACAAGGCGCACCTACCATTAATCATATCAACAGAAATGTGGCAACATTTCGTGTAGGGCTCAATTATGATTTCAATAGCCACCATAGGATTGTACTGAATCATATTTTCTATACCATTGATAGAAGAGAACAAGATCAGATGCGGAGTATGGCTGAGCGAGACTTCATCGGAACAAGAGACTTGCAGAAAAACATCACCTCGCTGGCATACGAAACGACCACGCTTCGCAATAGTCTCAAAACAAGCTTTTTTGCCAAATATTACCAACAAAGTATCAGCCGTATGAATCCGGTGTTGGTCAATGTAGACGGGCAGCCTACCCGGCAAGAAAACCGAATGAGCAACTCCCGCGCCGCACTTGGGTATGGGGTGGCTGTTTCTTATGCCATTACCCGCAAGTGGATGGTCTTGGCTTCTGCCGAAAAAGCCATCAGAATGCCCTCCGAAGAGGAGATTTTTGGAAGCCCTGCGGATAATATCACAGAAAACATCAATCTCTCTGCCGAACAAAGCAACAACCTCAATGCAGGATTCAAATTTGGCCCCTATATCGCCGGAAACCACAAAGTGTCGCTAAATGCTACAGGTTTTTTGAGAGACACAAGGGACAAAATCGTGCAGCAAATCAACCCCAGACTCAACGATGCCATCCAAACCAACCCTTTCGAAAACTTAGGTAAAACCAAGGCCATTGGTTTTGAGGGAGAATTATTCTATACCTACAATAAAAACCTAAACGTAGTGGTAAATTTCTCTAAATTCAATGCTGTCTTCAATATGGAAAAAGACCCCAACGGACGAGTATACGACCATTACAACAGACAACTCCCCAACGAGCCTTTTTTCACCGTCAATGCAAGCCTGCAATACGCCCTACACAACCTTATCGCCGAGCGCTCCACCATCAACTTCTATTATAGCTTTGGCTTTGTAGAGCGGTTTTATACTACTTGGCTACTGATAGAAGACTTCCGTACGCCGCGCCAACACATCCACGACCTAGGGCTGAATTATATTTTCCCTAACAAAAAATTTGTACTCAGCGCTGATGCCAAAAACATCCTCAACGCGCAGGTGTATGACAACTTCGCCGTGCAAAAACCAGGAAGAGCTTTTTATCTAAAATTGAACTACACAATCAGTAATTTTTAA
- a CDS encoding CPBP family intramembrane glutamic endopeptidase, translating to MPTPHTPVIWQTQDTEFVLMMIHVTLGYVAYFFMAESTALRRYLEGRFGARAQVYQVLVQRYLGVFWMGIVPITVNFLLIPKTAADYGLSFINLDVSLYWTVGLSAVVLLINLGNARKPDNLAMYPQIREPNWSAGLLVSSLLSWAAYLFAYELLFRGFLLFGTVSLLGAVPAIALNACIYAIAHIPKGIKETIGAVPLGIILSWLTFYTGTIWIAFGVHVALAWSNELLSLYFHPEIKLRRL from the coding sequence ATGCCTACTCCACACACTCCCGTTATTTGGCAAACCCAAGACACTGAGTTTGTCCTGATGATGATTCACGTAACTCTGGGCTATGTGGCTTATTTTTTTATGGCCGAATCGACAGCCTTACGACGCTACTTGGAAGGGCGCTTTGGGGCGCGTGCCCAAGTATATCAGGTGTTGGTACAGCGGTATTTGGGTGTTTTTTGGATGGGTATCGTGCCTATTACGGTCAATTTTTTGCTCATCCCCAAAACAGCCGCTGATTATGGCTTGTCCTTCATCAACCTTGATGTATCGCTTTATTGGACTGTGGGGCTGTCGGCAGTCGTACTGCTCATCAACTTGGGCAACGCCCGCAAACCCGACAACCTGGCGATGTACCCGCAGATACGCGAGCCCAACTGGTCGGCAGGACTGCTGGTGAGCAGCTTGTTGAGCTGGGCAGCGTACTTGTTTGCATATGAATTGTTGTTTCGGGGGTTTTTGCTCTTCGGTACGGTCAGCCTTTTGGGTGCGGTGCCTGCCATTGCCCTCAATGCGTGTATTTATGCCATTGCCCATATCCCCAAGGGCATTAAAGAAACAATAGGAGCCGTGCCTTTAGGGATTATTCTGAGCTGGCTTACTTTTTATACAGGCACTATCTGGATTGCCTTCGGCGTACACGTGGCCTTGGCTTGGAGCAATGAGCTGCTCTCCTTGTATTTTCATCCTGAAATAAAGCTGAGACGGTTGTAA
- the eno gene encoding phosphopyruvate hydratase produces the protein MSLIHTIRARQILDSRGNPTVEVDVITDKGLLGRAAVPSGASTGKHEAVELRDGQKNKYLGKGVTKAVENVNKTLAKALQGVSVFDQYTIDQTMLALDGTDNKAKLGANAILGVSLAAAKAAAASQGQSLYRYVGGVHARTLPVPMMNILNGGSHADNAIDFQEFMIMPVSADSFSKALRMGTEVFHHLKKVLEKKGLSTNVGDEGGFAPNIGSNKEAIEVVLQAIEKAGYRPGEDILIALDAASSEFYNEEKQRYILSSTGDELTANEMVSLWTEWVNAYPIASIEDGMYEDDWAGWQQLTQAIGNKIQLVGDDLFVTNVKRLQQGIDQGVANSILIKVNQIGTLTETIAAIELGRKYGYKSVMSHRSGETEDATIADLAVALNTGQIKTGSLSRADRTAKYNQLLRIEEELGAAAYYPGVKF, from the coding sequence ATGAGTCTCATTCATACTATACGTGCACGACAAATTTTGGATTCACGCGGCAATCCGACGGTAGAAGTAGACGTAATCACCGACAAAGGCCTGCTGGGCCGTGCTGCTGTGCCCTCAGGGGCTTCTACAGGCAAACACGAAGCTGTAGAGCTGCGCGACGGTCAGAAGAACAAGTACCTCGGCAAAGGGGTAACTAAGGCCGTAGAAAACGTCAACAAAACGCTGGCCAAGGCGCTGCAAGGGGTGTCGGTATTTGACCAATACACCATCGATCAGACGATGCTGGCCCTCGATGGTACGGACAACAAGGCCAAGCTCGGAGCCAATGCTATCCTAGGGGTATCGCTAGCCGCTGCCAAGGCCGCTGCCGCTTCGCAAGGGCAGTCGCTCTACCGATATGTGGGCGGGGTACACGCCCGCACGCTTCCCGTACCGATGATGAACATCCTCAATGGCGGCTCTCACGCAGACAATGCCATCGATTTTCAGGAGTTTATGATTATGCCTGTCAGCGCAGACAGCTTTTCTAAGGCCTTGCGTATGGGAACGGAGGTGTTTCATCATCTCAAAAAAGTATTGGAGAAAAAAGGCCTCTCTACCAATGTTGGCGACGAAGGGGGCTTTGCGCCCAATATCGGCTCCAACAAAGAAGCCATCGAGGTAGTGCTTCAGGCCATTGAGAAGGCCGGCTACCGCCCCGGCGAAGACATCCTCATCGCCTTAGATGCTGCTTCTTCTGAGTTTTACAACGAAGAAAAACAGCGCTATATCCTCTCTTCTACCGGCGACGAACTCACCGCCAACGAGATGGTCAGCCTCTGGACGGAGTGGGTCAATGCCTACCCCATTGCCTCTATCGAAGATGGGATGTATGAAGACGACTGGGCCGGGTGGCAACAACTTACCCAAGCCATTGGCAACAAAATACAGCTAGTAGGCGACGACCTGTTCGTAACCAATGTCAAGCGCCTACAACAAGGTATTGACCAAGGGGTGGCCAACTCCATCCTGATCAAGGTAAACCAAATCGGCACCCTGACCGAAACCATCGCCGCTATTGAGTTAGGGCGTAAGTATGGCTACAAAAGCGTGATGTCGCACCGCTCTGGCGAAACAGAAGATGCTACCATCGCCGACTTGGCCGTGGCGCTCAATACCGGACAAATCAAGACCGGCTCCCTCTCTCGTGCCGACCGTACCGCCAAATACAACCAGCTCCTCCGCATAGAAGAAGAGCTAGGTGCAGCTGCGTATTATCCCGGTGTTAAGTTTTAA
- a CDS encoding DUF350 domain-containing protein, whose protein sequence is MKYYFFLSNVPLQQGIIESLIYTGIGLILMILSFKVIDLLTPGSLRQQIAKEGNVALAIMVGSFVLAIALIISRVIGGN, encoded by the coding sequence ATGAAATACTACTTTTTCCTCTCCAATGTACCCCTACAACAAGGCATCATAGAATCCTTGATTTATACAGGCATCGGGTTAATTTTGATGATTTTGTCTTTCAAAGTCATAGACCTACTCACCCCGGGTAGCCTACGCCAACAAATTGCCAAAGAAGGTAATGTAGCCTTGGCCATTATGGTAGGCAGCTTTGTGCTGGCCATTGCCCTCATCATCTCAAGAGTGATTGGAGGGAATTAA
- a CDS encoding polyamine aminopropyltransferase, with the protein MSIKPETDARQSLPPQAVPVLLVSVFLIAICGILYELLISSMSVYFLGSSILHFSLTIGLFLSFMGFGAFLSKYCSDEKLLTLFIHTELYLGAIGGASGIILYSAYAFDVPYYLVAFLLTGCIGSLVGIEIPLLTRLIRLRFPLKDTLAQVLSFDYIGALVASVIFPLVLLPHLGLMRTAFLVGLMNIAIGAFNIWVFRALLPQINRLWLSVAVVGVVYTFAFWQSPLVNRFFEQMLYQDEVYYAERSAYQNLVITRWKDDLRLFIDGNLQFSSVDEYRYHEPLVHLPMLAVPRPERVLLLGAGDGLAAREVLRYPEVTEIVVVDLDPAMTKLGQTHPFLRQLSADALNNKKVKIVNEDAYKYIENGTSRFDVIIIDLPDPNDVSIGKLYTEEFYRLVQKRLAAQGAVVSQSTSPFFAPRSFWCIHQTLEAVFPTVYAYNANVHSFGQWGFNLALNYPQDAEAAPYAQTLSKRLAARKYPLRFLSPELLPTLFVFDLDTQEVKTQTNRLDNQMLVQYYEREWERYN; encoded by the coding sequence ATGAGTATAAAGCCTGAAACCGATGCGCGGCAATCCTTGCCGCCGCAAGCGGTTCCGGTACTGTTGGTATCGGTATTTCTGATTGCGATTTGCGGCATCCTCTATGAGTTGCTCATCAGCAGTATGTCGGTTTATTTTTTGGGTAGCAGTATTTTGCACTTCTCCTTGACCATAGGGCTGTTTTTGTCCTTTATGGGCTTTGGCGCTTTCTTGTCCAAATACTGCTCAGACGAAAAGCTGCTCACCCTATTTATCCATACGGAGCTATACCTAGGTGCTATCGGAGGAGCCAGTGGCATCATCTTGTATAGTGCTTATGCTTTTGATGTGCCTTATTATCTGGTGGCTTTCTTGTTGACGGGCTGCATTGGTAGCTTGGTAGGCATCGAAATCCCCCTACTGACTCGGCTTATCCGCTTGCGTTTTCCGCTCAAAGATACGCTGGCTCAGGTTTTGTCTTTTGACTATATCGGGGCGTTGGTGGCCTCTGTGATTTTCCCCTTAGTACTACTGCCCCATTTGGGGCTGATGCGTACGGCCTTTTTGGTAGGGTTGATGAACATCGCCATAGGAGCCTTCAATATTTGGGTTTTCAGGGCGTTGCTCCCCCAAATCAACCGGCTGTGGCTAAGTGTGGCTGTGGTGGGAGTGGTATATACTTTTGCCTTCTGGCAATCTCCCTTGGTCAATCGCTTTTTTGAGCAGATGCTTTACCAAGATGAGGTATACTATGCCGAACGCAGTGCCTACCAAAACTTAGTCATCACCCGCTGGAAGGACGATTTACGCCTCTTTATTGATGGGAATCTGCAGTTTTCTTCCGTCGACGAATACCGCTACCACGAGCCGCTCGTACACCTGCCGATGTTGGCCGTACCCCGCCCAGAGCGTGTATTGCTGCTTGGCGCTGGCGATGGTTTGGCAGCCCGCGAGGTACTCAGATACCCTGAAGTAACGGAGATAGTGGTGGTAGACCTTGACCCGGCGATGACCAAGTTGGGACAAACACACCCCTTCTTGCGCCAGCTCAGTGCTGATGCACTCAACAACAAGAAGGTCAAAATTGTCAATGAGGATGCTTATAAGTATATCGAAAATGGCACAAGCCGCTTCGATGTTATCATCATTGACCTGCCCGACCCCAATGATGTCTCGATAGGCAAGCTTTACACCGAAGAGTTTTATCGCTTGGTACAAAAGCGCCTCGCGGCTCAGGGTGCTGTGGTCAGTCAATCGACCTCGCCCTTTTTCGCCCCGCGCTCGTTTTGGTGTATTCATCAAACCTTGGAGGCCGTATTTCCCACAGTATATGCCTACAACGCCAACGTACACTCTTTTGGGCAGTGGGGCTTCAATCTGGCTCTCAATTACCCTCAGGATGCCGAAGCCGCTCCCTATGCCCAAACACTAAGCAAGCGTTTGGCAGCCCGCAAATACCCTCTGCGCTTTCTCAGCCCCGAGCTACTGCCTACGCTATTTGTGTTTGACCTCGATACCCAAGAAGTAAAAACACAAACCAACCGCCTCGACAACCAAATGTTGGTGCAATATTATGAGCGCGAATGGGAGCGCTACAACTAG
- the lysA gene encoding diaminopimelate decarboxylase — MLLNEQQYQIQGLDVLKICEEFGTPLYVYDTGKIKEKLEILQKSFNALPYRIKYAAKALTNIAVLQFLQRQGVGLDVVSIQEARLGMLAGFEAKDILFTPNCVSFEEIQEAVSLGLVINIDNISILEQFGHTYGDSVPCCIRINPHIVAGGNAKIQVGHIDSKFGISILQMRHVHRVIQTNNIRVTGIHMHTGSDILEAEVFLRGANILFEVAEQFPNLEFIDFGSGFKVAYREGDPITDIADLGRQLTTAYEAFCQRYGSRPEVWFEPGKYLVSEAGFFFVKANVIKQTPATAFVGVDSGMNHLIRPMFYDAYHHIENVSNPSGAPRIYTVVGYICETDTFGIDRKLAEVREGDILVFRNAGAYAFSMASNYNSRFRPAEVLIHEGKAHLIRKRETLDDLTRNQVPMEW, encoded by the coding sequence ATGCTACTCAATGAACAACAATACCAAATACAAGGGCTGGATGTCCTCAAGATTTGTGAAGAATTTGGCACACCGCTCTATGTTTATGATACTGGTAAAATCAAAGAAAAACTTGAAATATTACAAAAATCATTCAACGCTCTACCATACCGAATCAAGTATGCAGCCAAGGCTTTGACCAACATAGCGGTCTTGCAATTTTTGCAGCGCCAAGGGGTCGGTCTGGATGTAGTGTCTATCCAAGAAGCACGACTAGGGATGCTTGCAGGCTTTGAAGCCAAGGATATTTTGTTTACCCCCAACTGCGTGTCTTTTGAAGAAATTCAAGAGGCGGTGTCCTTAGGCTTGGTAATCAATATTGACAATATTTCTATCCTCGAACAGTTTGGCCATACTTACGGAGATAGTGTACCTTGCTGTATCCGCATCAACCCTCATATTGTTGCCGGGGGCAATGCCAAAATCCAAGTGGGGCATATCGACTCCAAGTTTGGTATCTCGATTTTGCAGATGCGCCACGTACACCGCGTCATTCAGACCAACAACATTCGTGTTACGGGCATCCATATGCACACCGGCTCTGATATTCTCGAAGCAGAGGTGTTTTTGCGAGGAGCCAACATCCTCTTTGAAGTGGCCGAGCAGTTCCCCAATCTGGAGTTTATCGACTTCGGCAGCGGGTTCAAAGTAGCCTATCGTGAGGGCGACCCTATCACTGATATTGCAGACCTAGGCCGCCAGCTGACTACGGCTTATGAGGCCTTTTGCCAACGTTATGGAAGCCGCCCCGAGGTATGGTTTGAGCCGGGCAAGTACTTGGTCAGCGAGGCGGGCTTTTTCTTCGTCAAAGCCAATGTCATCAAACAAACGCCGGCTACGGCCTTTGTAGGAGTAGACTCAGGGATGAACCACCTCATCCGCCCGATGTTTTATGATGCTTACCACCATATCGAAAACGTCAGCAACCCTAGTGGCGCACCACGTATCTATACCGTCGTGGGATATATTTGCGAGACAGATACTTTTGGTATCGACCGCAAGCTGGCCGAAGTACGCGAAGGGGATATCCTCGTATTTCGCAATGCCGGTGCCTATGCATTTAGTATGGCCTCTAACTACAATTCCCGCTTCCGCCCTGCCGAAGTGCTGATACACGAAGGCAAGGCGCATCTTATCCGTAAGCGCGAAACCCTCGACGATCTCACCCGCAACCAAGTACCGATGGAGTGGTAG
- a CDS encoding HisA/HisF-related TIM barrel protein, which translates to MIKVIPSIFLREGKVVRTKGSDINEFVTYERDPIDLSMEFADNGFSRLHVVDLDGASRRKIVHHEVLELIVKYSKLEVNFSGGITTDAGVRTAFECGAHSVTVATAAITDPDRFYSWFITYGGPEKIILAADSLDGQVLYKGWKGDSGIDLKAHVKHFYERGIYYVKATEIGRNGTLEGPAFELYQDLRQTFPDLKIIASGGVRSLEDVEQLDALGVHSVILGKSLYDGIISYSQLQKYNETSPAV; encoded by the coding sequence ATGATTAAGGTAATACCCTCTATATTTCTACGCGAAGGCAAGGTCGTCCGTACCAAGGGGAGCGATATCAATGAATTTGTAACCTATGAACGCGACCCTATCGACTTGTCGATGGAGTTTGCCGACAATGGCTTCAGCCGCCTACACGTCGTAGACCTTGATGGGGCATCGAGACGCAAAATCGTTCATCATGAGGTGCTAGAGCTCATCGTAAAGTACAGTAAGCTAGAAGTCAACTTTAGCGGCGGCATCACCACTGATGCGGGCGTGCGTACGGCTTTTGAATGTGGGGCGCATTCGGTAACAGTCGCCACAGCCGCCATTACTGACCCCGACCGCTTCTACTCTTGGTTTATCACCTATGGAGGCCCCGAAAAAATCATCCTCGCTGCCGACTCACTCGACGGCCAAGTATTGTACAAAGGCTGGAAAGGCGACTCTGGGATAGACCTCAAGGCGCACGTCAAGCATTTCTATGAGCGCGGTATCTACTATGTAAAAGCGACCGAAATAGGCCGTAACGGCACGCTTGAAGGGCCTGCTTTTGAGCTATACCAAGACCTGCGTCAGACATTTCCTGACCTGAAAATCATTGCCAGCGGCGGGGTACGCTCTCTCGAAGATGTGGAGCAACTGGATGCGCTTGGCGTACACAGTGTGATTTTGGGCAAATCTCTCTATGACGGCATCATCAGCTACAGCCAACTACAAAAGTACAACGAAACCAGCCCGGCGGTATAA
- a CDS encoding AEC family transporter, translated as MDKLLLLVLCFGAGVVLGRVPAFPTDAHKGINAFIFWVSLPAVSLLYIPQLSLNWAMLAPALMAWLVLLGAWAFFALLGRLFGWDKASIGCLVLCAGLSNTSFIGFPYLSYLYADPAALRYAVLCDQPGSFLAVSSLGVALAVSYSSGGSVSWRLIGRRLLSFPPFVAFLLALLLIPLGGTPPFVQATLKPLADTLSPLALFSVGLQIRWQLAAGLGNRLLWGLAYKLLLAPLLIFGVYAKGLAIGGLVLEVSVLEAAMAPMITAVLLAAEYRLQPSLAHMMAGVGIPLSLLTVYGWWWWMGG; from the coding sequence ATGGACAAACTATTGTTGTTGGTGCTCTGCTTTGGTGCCGGAGTGGTGCTGGGGCGTGTACCTGCTTTTCCGACAGACGCACACAAAGGCATCAATGCCTTTATTTTTTGGGTATCGCTACCGGCGGTGTCCCTGCTATATATTCCACAGCTCTCGCTCAACTGGGCAATGTTGGCTCCGGCCCTGATGGCTTGGCTGGTACTCCTAGGCGCTTGGGCTTTCTTTGCCTTACTGGGGAGGCTGTTTGGCTGGGACAAGGCCAGTATCGGCTGTTTGGTGCTTTGTGCGGGACTAAGCAACACTTCTTTTATTGGTTTCCCATACCTTAGTTACCTCTATGCCGACCCTGCCGCGCTGCGTTATGCCGTGCTTTGCGACCAACCCGGGTCTTTTTTGGCGGTGTCATCTTTAGGTGTAGCCTTGGCCGTTAGTTATTCTTCGGGCGGAAGTGTCTCTTGGCGGCTGATTGGTCGGCGCTTATTGTCTTTTCCTCCTTTTGTGGCATTCTTGTTGGCCTTGTTGCTGATTCCACTGGGCGGTACTCCCCCCTTTGTACAGGCTACCCTCAAGCCACTGGCCGATACGCTCAGTCCCTTGGCACTCTTTTCGGTAGGCTTGCAAATCCGGTGGCAGCTAGCCGCAGGACTAGGCAACCGGCTTCTGTGGGGCTTGGCTTATAAACTACTCCTTGCACCACTACTGATTTTTGGCGTTTACGCCAAAGGGTTGGCTATCGGCGGGTTGGTGCTAGAAGTGAGCGTATTAGAAGCAGCGATGGCCCCTATGATTACAGCCGTGCTCCTAGCCGCCGAGTATCGCCTACAGCCCAGCCTTGCCCATATGATGGCAGGGGTGGGCATTCCCCTCTCCTTGCTGACAGTATACGGATGGTGGTGGTGGATGGGGGGGTGA
- the fbp gene encoding class 1 fructose-bisphosphatase — protein MDHHTEDKLAAPVGITLDRFIQQRQEDFPYATGELSQLLRDIALAGKIINRDINHAGLIGINGAFGQQNVQGEDQQKLDVIADIRFIRAFRNGKEVCAIISEEREELIDTGYHDGRYVIAIDPLDGSSNIDVNVSVGTIFSIYRRLSPIGTPPTLDDVMQPGNAQVAAGYVLYGSSTMLVYTTGHGVNGFTYEPSLGEFFLSHPQLKTPEKGKIYSCNEGNLNTFPKPYQQYLAECREQQFSARYIGSLVADFHRNLLKGGIYLYPPTQSAPQGKLRLLYECNALAFIVEQAGGKATDGQQRILDIAPTTLHQRAPLVIGSKAMVERLEALQTVVTQ, from the coding sequence ATGGACCATCATACAGAAGACAAACTCGCCGCCCCGGTAGGCATCACCCTCGACCGATTTATCCAACAACGCCAAGAGGATTTCCCCTATGCCACAGGGGAGCTGTCGCAGCTGCTGCGCGATATCGCACTGGCCGGCAAAATCATCAACCGTGACATCAACCACGCCGGCCTGATTGGCATCAACGGTGCTTTCGGCCAACAAAACGTACAGGGCGAAGACCAACAAAAGCTCGATGTGATTGCCGATATTCGCTTTATTAGGGCATTTAGAAATGGCAAGGAGGTCTGCGCCATCATCAGCGAGGAACGCGAAGAACTGATTGATACGGGCTACCACGATGGCCGCTATGTGATTGCAATAGACCCGCTCGACGGCTCGTCGAACATAGACGTAAACGTATCCGTAGGGACGATTTTTTCTATCTATCGCCGCCTAAGCCCTATTGGCACACCGCCAACCTTGGATGATGTAATGCAGCCCGGTAACGCACAAGTGGCGGCAGGTTATGTGTTGTATGGCTCTTCGACGATGTTGGTCTACACTACCGGACACGGCGTGAATGGCTTTACGTATGAGCCCTCGTTGGGGGAGTTTTTCCTCTCTCACCCACAACTCAAAACCCCCGAAAAGGGCAAAATCTACTCTTGCAACGAAGGCAATCTGAACACCTTTCCGAAGCCCTATCAGCAATATTTGGCCGAATGCCGGGAGCAGCAGTTTTCGGCCCGATATATCGGCTCGCTTGTGGCGGACTTTCACCGCAACCTCCTCAAAGGGGGCATCTACCTCTATCCGCCTACCCAAAGTGCGCCCCAAGGCAAGCTGCGCCTGTTGTATGAGTGCAACGCCTTGGCCTTTATCGTAGAGCAGGCCGGAGGCAAGGCCACCGACGGCCAACAGCGCATCCTCGACATCGCCCCGACCACCCTACACCAACGCGCCCCGCTGGTGATTGGCTCCAAGGCGATGGTCGAGCGCCTCGAAGCACTCCAAACAGTGGTAACACAGTAG